The sequence AGGTTTATAACCAGATGAAGGTCCGTCCCTCACTACAGTAAACTGTTAAAGGACGGACCTCTAAAATCAGCATAAGTCCCATCAAACAAGGTTCTCATCTGATTGAAGGTCCGTCCCTCTTTAGGTGTCCTCTATAGGCTTAGTTCTTGTGGTTCTTTGCCTGTTTTTTCGTAGTAGAGGATGGTTTTGGGTGTGAGTTTGAGGAGCATGTATTCCGGGTCATCGGGGCTTGCGATCCAGGATTTTAGTTGGTCGTTCCAGAATTTCTCTTTCAGCTCTTTGGATTCTTCTACAGTTGCCTCTGCTTCAATTTCTACATAGTGCTCATGATCGGAATCTCGGTCATGGCCCAGAAGAATATGAACATGAGGGTTTTGTGCGATGTCTTCCGCTTTGTGTGCATGCTCATTGGTTGCGGTGTAAAGAGTAAGGTCTTCATGGTAGAACATCATAAAGCGTGAATATGGTTTGTTGTCTCGGATTGTGGCAAGGGTGCCCGTTTTATGGTTGGAAAACAACTCAACGATCTTATCTTTTAAGTTTTGAGCCATGGGTGGTACCTCCTAATTGGGTTCTACCTATAATGTGTCTAATCTCACTTGATTTAAACAAATTTTCTTTTAGAAAGAAGGATCTTACACATGAACAAAATATTTGCACTGCTTGTATTTGCAGGAGTTCCGATCTCAGTCATCGGTTCACTGCTTCATTGGCCGAATGTAATTATGTTCG is a genomic window of Rossellomorea sp. y25 containing:
- a CDS encoding pyridoxamine 5'-phosphate oxidase family protein; this encodes MAQNLKDKIVELFSNHKTGTLATIRDNKPYSRFMMFYHEDLTLYTATNEHAHKAEDIAQNPHVHILLGHDRDSDHEHYVEIEAEATVEESKELKEKFWNDQLKSWIASPDDPEYMLLKLTPKTILYYEKTGKEPQELSL